One Deltaproteobacteria bacterium DNA window includes the following coding sequences:
- a CDS encoding zf-TFIIB domain-containing protein, which produces MTKPTTAEEEYFAREEAEKKKRLAAERMAKLAQEEKDRLKTLHWMHCPKCGMELHPILFKGVTIDKCFACKGVFLDDGELEKLAGSESGFLKGVTSLFK; this is translated from the coding sequence ATGACCAAACCCACAACCGCCGAAGAGGAATATTTTGCGCGGGAAGAAGCGGAAAAGAAAAAACGCCTTGCCGCCGAGCGGATGGCCAAACTGGCCCAGGAAGAAAAAGACAGGCTGAAAACGCTCCACTGGATGCACTGCCCCAAATGCGGCATGGAACTCCACCCGATTCTTTTCAAGGGAGTGACGATCGACAAATGCTTCGCCTGCAAGGGGGTGTTTTTGGACGACGGAGAGCTGGAAAAACTGGCCGGTTCGGAGAGTGGATTTTTGAAAGGCGTGACAAGTTTATTTAAATGA